A window of Psychroflexus sp. ALD_RP9 contains these coding sequences:
- the metK gene encoding methionine adenosyltransferase, whose protein sequence is MAYLFTSESVSEGHPDKIADQISDALLDYFLAFDENSKVACETLVTTGQVVLAGEVRSNTYLDVQQVARDVINDIGYTKGDYKFSGDSCGVISLIHEQSQEIYQGVDKTDKENQGAGDQGMMFGYATNETESYMPLALDISHKILIELAKLRREAKELTYLRPDAKAQVTIEYSDDHKPMRIDTIVISTQHDQFDTDDSKMLEQIKTDMQKVLMPRVKALFNEEIQALFNDEITYHINPTGKFVIGGPHGDSGLTGRKIIVDTYGGKGAHGGGAFSGKDPSKVDRSAAYASRHIAKNMVAAGIADEVLVQVSYAIGVSKPTSITVNTTNKHIDLTDGEIAKKISQIFDMRPGMIEKRLKLRNPIYRETSAYGHMGKTPKTETKVYKSNYSGEVKKEVELFTWEKLDYVDQLKEAFNL, encoded by the coding sequence ATGGCTTATTTATTTACCTCAGAAAGTGTTTCAGAAGGACATCCCGATAAAATTGCAGACCAAATTAGCGATGCGCTACTTGATTATTTTTTAGCGTTTGACGAAAACTCGAAAGTGGCTTGTGAAACTTTAGTAACTACAGGTCAGGTTGTTTTGGCTGGCGAAGTACGCAGTAATACTTATCTTGATGTGCAACAAGTGGCGCGTGATGTTATTAACGATATTGGCTACACCAAAGGCGACTATAAATTTAGTGGCGATTCTTGCGGTGTCATTTCGTTAATTCATGAACAATCCCAAGAGATTTATCAAGGTGTTGATAAAACTGACAAAGAAAACCAAGGTGCAGGCGACCAAGGTATGATGTTTGGCTACGCGACCAACGAAACCGAAAGCTACATGCCTTTGGCATTGGACATTTCACATAAAATTTTAATCGAATTAGCAAAATTACGCCGTGAGGCTAAAGAGCTAACTTATTTACGGCCAGATGCTAAAGCGCAAGTAACCATTGAGTACAGCGATGATCATAAACCTATGCGAATTGACACGATTGTGATTTCTACTCAGCACGACCAATTTGATACCGATGATTCTAAAATGCTGGAACAGATTAAAACTGATATGCAAAAGGTGTTGATGCCACGAGTGAAAGCTTTGTTTAATGAAGAAATTCAAGCTTTATTTAATGATGAAATCACTTACCATATTAACCCAACCGGCAAATTTGTCATTGGTGGACCACATGGCGACTCTGGTTTAACTGGACGTAAAATTATAGTTGACACTTATGGTGGCAAAGGCGCACATGGTGGTGGCGCTTTTTCAGGTAAAGATCCTAGCAAAGTAGACCGATCGGCCGCTTATGCATCCCGACACATTGCTAAAAATATGGTAGCTGCAGGTATTGCCGATGAAGTTTTAGTTCAAGTTTCTTATGCCATAGGTGTGAGCAAACCAACTTCAATTACCGTTAATACCACCAATAAACATATTGACTTAACTGATGGTGAAATTGCCAAAAAAATTAGTCAGATATTTGACATGCGCCCTGGTATGATCGAAAAACGACTTAAACTAAGAAACCCGATTTACAGAGAAACTTCAGCTTATGGCCACATGGGTAAAACGCCTAAAACTGAAACAAAAGTATATAAATCTAATTATTCAGGTGAAGTAAAAAAAGAAGTTGAGTTGTTTACTTGGGAAAAACTGGATTACGTTGACCAATTAAAAGAAGCCTTTAATCTTTAA